The Homo sapiens chromosome 16, GRCh38.p14 Primary Assembly genome includes the window tcctgcctcagcctgacaagtagttgggactacaggcacccgccaccactccaggctgattttttttgtgtgtgtttttagtagagaccaggtttcaccatgtttgccaggctggtcttgaactcctaaccttgtgttccgtctgccttggcctcccaaagtgctgagattacaggcatgagccaccgggcccagccaacCCCTGCCCTGTCTTGATGTGGTGTGGGCAGGGTGTGCCCAGCCCCTGAGCTTGGGGTGGAGGGCTGGGAGTGACAGCCTAGCTGGGACCTGCCCATGGCCTCACTCCTCACACAGTGGCACAGCCCTCAAGGCACGATGAGGGCCCTGACCTGGTGACCAAGCAGACACACCCATCCTGTCACTGCCATGGAGGTGAATGCAGAGGAGGGGGACTCTGGGAAAAGTCCCTCTTGCCCACGGGGCTGTGGTTGGGAAACCAACACCTGTGGGCCTCCGTCTCCCAGGGTCAGGAAAAGGCTGAGAGGCCTGGGTGTGGCCAGGGCctggggctgacacccccacctacAGACCCTGAATGGTGCTCCCATTCCACAGGAGCTCACTCCTCtacttgaaaaagaaagagatggatTACGGTGCCGAGGCAACAGATCCCCTGTCCCGGATGTTGAGGATCCCGCAACCGAGGAGCCTGGGGAGAGCTTTTGTGACAAGGTCATGAGATGGTTCCAGGCCATGCTGCAGCGGCTGCAGACCTGGTGGCACGGGGTTCTGGCCTGGGTGAAGGAGAAGGTGGTGGCCCTGGTCCATGCAGTGCAGGCCCTCTGGAAACAGTTCCAGAGTTTCTGCTGCTCTCTGTCAGAGCTCTTCATGTCCTCTTTCCAGTCCTACGGAGCCCCACGGGGGGACAAGGAGGAGCTGACACCCCAGAAGTGCTCTGAACCCCAATCCTCAAAATGAAGATACTGACACCACCTTTGCCCTCCCCGTCACCGCGCACCCACCCTGACCCCTCCCTCAGCTGTCCTGTGCCCCGCCCTCTCCCGCACACTCAGTCCCCCTGCCTGGCGTTCCTGCCGCAGCTCTGACCTGGTGCTGTCGCCCTGGCATCTTAATAAAACCTGCTTATACTTCCCTGGCAGGGGAGATACCATGATCGCGGAGGTGGGTTTCCCAGGGCAAGGCTGATCTGTTGccgtattagtccgttttcacacagctataaagaatgcctgagactgggtgatgtataaagaaaagaagtttaactgactcacagttccacatggctggggaagcctgaggaagcttacaatcatgggggaaggcgGAAGAGAAGCAAGGCACGtcctacatggcagcaggagaagcagggtggggggaactaccaaacacttttGTCCgcgtgtttgtgtgttttttttatttgagatggagtttcgctcttgtcgcccaggctggagtgcaatggggtgatctcggctcactgcaacctctgtctctctggttcaagtgattctcctgcctcagcctgctgagtagctggggttacaggcatgcgccaccataccaggctaattttgtatttttagtacagatgcggcttcaccatgttggccaggctggtcttgaactcctgacctcaggtgatccgcccacctcggcctcccaaagtgctgggattacaggcatgagccaccacacccggctgccaaacacttttaacccaccagatcttgtgagaactcactcacttacACCAGAAgcgcatgggggaaaccgcccccatgatgcAATCATCTCCAGCCCGGcccctccctcgacatgtggggattacagtttgagatgaTTGGGGTAAGGACACAGAGAAAATCATCTCATTCTGCCCCTGGACCCTCCCAaacctcatgtccttctcacatttcaaaactcaatcatgccttcccaacagtcccccaaagtctaaACTCATTCCAACATCAACCCAAAAGGCcaatccaaagtctcacctgagacaaggcaagtctcttctgcctataagcctgtaaattcaaaagcaagttagttacttccaagacacattgtgggtacaggcattgggtaaatgttccctttccaaattggagaaattggccaaaaaaggGGGCTACAGGCCTCAGGCAAGACCCAAATCCaccagggcagtcattaaatcttaaagctcccaaGCGATCTCTTTGGCTCCATGTCTCATGTCCAGGGctcactgatgcaaggggtgggttcccagggcctggggcagctccgcccctgtggctctgcagggtgcAGCCCCcgcagctgctttcatgggctggtgctGAGTgcctgcggcttttccaggcacacagagCAAGCgcttggtggatctaccattctggggtctggaggagagtggtcttctcacagctccactaggcagtgccccagtagagagtctgtgtgggggctccaaccccacatttcctctcTGCATTGCCCCAGTAGCCGTTCTCCATGACAACCTGTGCGTGgtcatccaggcatttccatccatcccctgaaatctaggcggaggccCCCAAAGCCCAGCTCTTGTCTTCTGCagacctgcaggcccaacaccatgtggaagctgccaaggcttgggacttgcacctTCTGGAGCGacggcctgagctgtaccttggtcttctttagccacagctggagctggagtggctggggcaCAGGGTGCCATGTcccgaggctgcacagagcagcggGGCCCTAGGCCTAGCTTGAATTAATCCCCAggaaatgggttttcttttctaccacatggtcaggctgcaaattttccatcttttatgctctgcttcccttttaagtaTAAGTTCTAATTCCAAAGCATCTCTTTGTGAGTGCATGTAACCGTATGCTTTCAAGAAAAGACAGGTGACTTGCTGAATGCTTTGGTGCTTAGAAATTTCTACTGCtggcggagtgcagtggctcatgtctgtaatcccagcactttgggaggccgaggccggcagatcacgaagtcaggatgtcgagaccatcccggccaacatggtgaaacactatctggactaaaaatgcaaaaattagctaggcatggtggcacacgcctgtaatcccagctacttgggaggttgaggcaggagaaccacttgaaccagggagtccaaggttacagtgggccaagattgcgccactgtactccagcctggtgaaggaccaagactccatctcaaacaaacaaacaaaaaaaacaagggacaggttcttgctatgttgctgaggctgcagtgcagtggtgcaatcataggtcactgctatggatggatggacagatgcgtgcacagaggcagggatggatggacagatgcatGCACAAACACGCTGAGCGCCTACTAGCACAAGACAAGACATACAGGGTTCTGCTCTCCCCAGGTACACAGGGTTGAGATCCAATGGGAAAGCAGTGAGCCAGCTGAGTCAGGGGTACGAGGAGACACTGAGCAGAGAAATAACCCGGGACATCTGAGGCCAGAAGCCAAAACTATGGCATCAGTAGGGAGACTGCAGAAGGCGGCAGGTCCCGGATCACCAAGGGCCTTGAAAGCATGTGGAAGACTTTGATCAATGGGGGAATCATTAAGGCATTTTGCATTCCGGAACTATCATCAGCTTCAGCAGGGGGCAGGGGGTAGGatagaggcagggaggcaggaagtTCTCGCAGGGTCCAGGCAAGAGATGGTGGAGTGTGGTCCTGGGGAAGGGGGCAGTGGACGGATCTGAGGGAGGTTCAGTTAGGATGGGCAAGGATTGAGATCTGGCTGGATCCTGGTGACAGGGGAGATGAGGCTGGGGCCCTTGGAGGATGGTGTCCTGGTGCTGTTAATGCAGGTgtgagagtgggaggaggaggagcaggctgGCAGAAGGCAGGCATGAGTACAGGTCTGGGCGGGAGTCTGCAGCGCTCTGGGCTGGCCACACGGGTGGGGCAAGGGAGGTGGAGGATCCTGCCCTAGAGCTTGGTCTCCTCTGTCTGAGGTCAGGTTCCCCAGAGGTGGGGCTCCAGAGGGAAATTCTTGTGCAAGCAGTTTCTCAGGGGCCATGTGCTGAGGGGAATGGGGAGCAGGAACAGCCTAGAAGCTGAGTGAGGATGTGGTCTCAGCTGGAGAGGAGGCTGATCGCATGGGAGCTCTGCAGCAGGGATGGCAATGCCGGGGAGGCCGTCCCGCCTGAGGCCAGGCCCAGCTCTTTGCAGCCCCATATTAACTACATTGGCTGCTGGGGAGCCTGAGTGACGGGGGAAGGGGGCAGCCAGGGAGGGTGCCTAGGCCCTGTGGAGGGCTTGGTaaggcagaggctggggaggctgtGTGCCTCAACATTCACATATGGGCTtcggatgggcgtggtggcacatgcttgtagtcccagctactcaggaggctaaggcaggaggattgcttgagtcagggaggttgagactgcaatgagctgtgttcacaccactgcactgcggcctgggtgacaaagtgagaccctgtcacacacacagaaaaagagaatgtggGCTTCAAAGTTGAATTCAAGTAAGTCAGGGTTCTTCCACTTGTAATGAACAACTTCCTTAACCTCATTGTCTCAGGTTCCTCCCCTGAGAAATGCGAGGAGAACGGCGCCTGCTGGTGGCGGGGGCTTGCCGATGAAATGAGCCATTCACCCATGCCTCTCAGCACAGGGCCTGCCCTGGGCCGCATACTGTGCATTGTCAGCTGCTGTCGGAGCTGGGCTAGTGGCCGCCTTGAGAGCCAGCAGTCCACGGGGGTTGGCGAGCTTCTGGGAGGAAAGGGTGGAACGTGACTGTCAGGTACAGAGCTACAGAGAACCCCAGCATGAAGGAGTAGGTGGCAGGGGAGAAGGACTCAACAGAGATGGAGAAAGACTAAGCCCAAAGGTGATCAACAacaagagtgaaggaggaagtgGTCAGCTGTGGCTGGGGCAAAACAAGCCCAGTAAGTTACATTGGCCTGTGTTTGGTCATCCAGGGACAAAGTGACCTTTTTAGTGCCGGTAGGCCCAGTGGGTTGGGGAAGAATTTAGGCGGCAGTGGGCTTAGGCATGAGAGGAGCGGAGGAAGAGAAGATTGAGTTGAGACCACTGGCTGGAGAACTTGACCAGGAAGGGAGGGCAGAGAGCGGCGTGGAGTCGGGGGAGGGAATAGGTCCAATGAGCGTCTTAGGATGAAGGAGTTGTGAGCACTCAGCACAGGATAAGCTGATAcaaagaaagggatggaggatgGATAGACTGACAGATGCATGCACAGAGGCAGGGTTGGATAGCATGACAGATGCATGCACAGAGGCagggatggatagatggacagagGCATGCACAGAGAgagggatggatagatggacagatgcatgcacagaggcagggatggatggatggacagatgcatGCACAGAGGCAGGAATGGAGAGACAGATGAGTGCAAACAGGTagggatggatggacaggtgcCTACACAGAGGcagggatgaatggatagatggatgcacAGGggcagggatggatggatggacagatgcatGCACAGAGGCAGGGATGTATGGACGGATGCATGGGCAGAGGcaaggatgaatggatggatagatgcatgcacagaggcagggatggacagacagatgaaTGCACAGAGGCAGGGATGTACAGAAGGATGCATGCACAGAGGCAGGGATGGACGGAGGGACAGATGCAGGCACAGAGGCagggatggatggacagacagatgcATACACAGAGGCAGGGATAGATGGACAGATACTGGCACAGAGGCagggatggatggacagatgcaggcacagaggcagggacagacagacagatgcaTGCACAGAGGCGTGTATGAATGGTTGGAAGGATGCATGCACAGAGGCAGTGATGGATGGGTGGGGAGATTGGATGGATAGATGCCGGTAGGTCGTTCTTGTCCTGGAGGAGGTGATCCAGGCTAAGTCCTCACACCGGGAGGGGCAGGAGGCGAGCATGGGGAGATACAGCTGTGTGTCCCAGTGCACTGGAAGTTACAGATGACATCGATGTCCTGTCCTGATGAAACAGGAAACACAATTGTCATTTGAAAGTTAGGgctgagggccgggcgcggtggctcacacctgtaatcccagcattttgggaggctgaggcgggggggtcacctgaggtcaggagttcgagaccagcctggccaacatggtgaaatcccgtccctactaaaaatgcaaaaattagctgggtgtgttggtggggcgcctgtaatcccagatactcaggaggctgaggcaggagaatcacttgaacctgggaggcagaggttgcagtgagctgagatcacgccattgcactccagcctgggtgacagaggaagacaccgtctcaaaaaaaaaaaaaaaaagagacagaaaagaaagttgGGGGCCGGGGCTGGATGAAAGCTTGAGGGGCTGTGGGCCTGGCATGGGGCTGAGGGGAGTGTGCAGGAGCTGCCTGCCAAAGCCTGGGGCAAGGATGATAGGAGGTGCTGGGGCCCCTGTGGACTGCCCTCTGAGAATCTCGTGAGGCTGGGTCTGCACAGCTGTGGTTGTGTAACTTCCCCCAGATGCATGGTGTGACAAGGGTGCAGGAAGGGGTGCAGGGCCCGGAAGCTCAGTGTGG containing:
- the IL32 gene encoding interleukin-32 isoform E precursor (isoform E precursor is encoded by transcript variant 9) produces the protein MCFPKVLSDDMKKLKARMVMLLPTSAQGLGAWVSACDTEDTVGHLGPWRDKDPALWCQLCLSSQHQAIERFYDKMQNAESGRGQVMSSLAELEDDFKEGYLETVAAYYEEQHPELTPLLEKERDGLRCRGNRSPVPDVEDPATEEPGESFCDKVMRWFQAMLQRLQTWWHGVLAWVKEKVVALVHAVQALWKQFQSFCCSLSELFMSSFQSYGAPRGDKEELTPQKCSEPQSSK
- the IL32 gene encoding interleukin-32 isoform G (isoform G is encoded by transcript variant 17), yielding MCFPKVLSDDMKKLKARMVMSSLAELEDDFKEGYLETVAAYYEEQHPELTPLLEKERDGLRCRGNRSPVPDVEDPATEEPGESFCDKSYGAPRGDKEELTPQKCSEPQSSK
- the IL32 gene encoding interleukin-32 isoform F (isoform F is encoded by transcript variant 16) — its product is MKKLKARMHQAIERFYDKMQNAESGRGQVMSSLAELEDDFKEGYLETVAAYYEEQHPELTPLLEKERDGLRCRGNRSPVPDVEDPATEEPGESFCDKVMRWFQAMLQRLQTWWHGVLAWVKEKVVALVHAVQALWKQFQSFCCSLSELFMSSFQSYGAPRGDKEELTPQKCSEPQSSK
- the IL32 gene encoding interleukin-32 isoform H (isoform H is encoded by transcript variant 13) — its product is MCFPKVLSDDMKKLKARMHQAIERFYDKMQNAESGRGQVMSSLAELEELTPLLEKERDGLRCRGNRSPVPDVEDPATEEPGESFCDKVMRWFQAMLQRLQTWWHGVLAWVKEKVVALVHAVQALWKQFQSFCCSLSELFMSSFQSYGAPRGDKEELTPQKCSEPQSSK
- the IL32 gene encoding interleukin-32 isoform C (isoform C is encoded by transcript variant 5), encoding MCFPKVLSDDMKKLKARMVMSSLAELEDDFKEGYLETVAAYYEEQHPELTPLLEKERDGLRCRGNRSPVPDVEDPATEEPGESFCDKVMRWFQAMLQRLQTWWHGVLAWVKEKVVALVHAVQALWKQFQSFCCSLSELFMSSFQSYGAPRGDKEELTPQKCSEPQSSK
- the IL32 gene encoding interleukin-32 isoform D (isoform D is encoded by transcript variant 7), whose product is MCFPKVLSDDMKKLKARMHQAIERFYDKMQNAESGRGQDDFKEGYLETVAAYYEEQHPELTPLLEKERDGLRCRGNRSPVPDVEDPATEEPGESFCDKVMRWFQAMLQRLQTWWHGVLAWVKEKVVALVHAVQALWKQFQSFCCSLSELFMSSFQSYGAPRGDKEELTPQKCSEPQSSK
- the IL32 gene encoding interleukin-32 isoform B (isoform B is encoded by transcript variant 19) translates to MCFPKVLSDDMKKLKARMHQAIERFYDKMQNAESGRGQVMSSLAELEDDFKEGYLETVAAYYEEQHPELTPLLEKERDGLRCRGNRSPVPDVEDPATEEPGESFCDKVMRWFQAMLQRLQTWWHGVLAWVKEKVVALVHAVQALWKQFQSFCCSLSELFMSSFQSYGAPRGDKEELTPQKCSEPQSSK